The Chrysiogenia bacterium DNA segment GCGCCGCCGGGACTTCCTCGAAAGGACCGGTGAAGAGGACGCCGGCGTTGTTGAACAGGACGTCCATCCTGCCGCCGGTGCGCCCCTCAAACTGGGCCAGCGCCGCCTCGATCTGGGCGGGCTTCGTAACGTCGAGCTTCTTGCGGCAGCAGCGCTCCTTGCCGATCTCACGCTCCAGGGAGGCCAGCCCTTCGGTGTCGAGGTCGTAGGCCCCCACGAACCAGCCGCTTTGGGCAAACTTGAGTGCCGCCGCGCGGCCGATGCCGGCCGCCGCGCCGGTGATGAAGATGGTCTTGTTGTTCATTGCTCCGACTCCTCCGGGCAGGTTGTTTAAACCACGGGGCGGGGAGGGGCCAGTCGTTCCGCTGGAGGACGGCCTGCCTGCGGGGTGCGCCTTGCTTTTCCCTCGTACCTCGAGCCCCCCGCCGGTTCTCAACGTGCACGTGCACCTGCACGAGCACGTGCACGTTGAGATGCACTGAAATGGCGCCAGACGCAAAATTAACCAAATAATATCAGGCAGTTACGGTCGCATTCTTTCCTCTGGCCAAAAAGTAGCACAGTGTGTTAAATTTATTTCCGTGGGAGATCCGATGGACCTGCGCGCCCAAAACACAGCCGAGCGAAAGAAACGCATCCTGCTGGCTGCGCGGCAGATCATCACGGCCGAGGGGCTCGACGGTCTTTCCATGCGAAAGCTCGCGGCCGAGGCCCGGCTGAGTGTGCGCACCCTCTACAACATCATCGGCAGCCGCGAGGAAATCCTCCGGGCGCTGGTCAGCGCCGGCATGGACGAGATGGACGCCCTGCTGGAGGCGACGACCCCGCTCAGCGACCCCATCGCGCGCGCCCGCGCGGTCATCCTGGTGAGCGCCGAGCATTTCATCGCCGACCCGGCCACCTACCGGCCGGTGCTGCTGGCCCTCTACCGCGAGGGCACGAGCGTGGGGGGAGACGCTTTCTCGCTCGGCGAGCGTGCGGCCGCCATGCAGCGCGTGGCCATCGAGGCCGCCATGCGCGAGGGACTGCTGCGCACGGACATGGACGCGACGATGCTGGGCTGGCAGATCTTTTTGAGCTGGGCGCAGGCCATGCAGGCCTGGGCGGGCGGGATCATCGACGACGCGGGCTTTCGCGCGCTCGCGCTCTACGGGCTCTACAGCGCCTTGCTCGGCGTGGCCGAGGAGGCCACGCGCCCGCAGCTCCTTTCCGAGCTCCAGCGGGTGCAGACGATTGCGCGCTGGGCCCTGCAGGGCGCCTGCGCAACGAGCGCGAAGACTGAAAAAGAGGCGGCGCTTGCCGCGGGAGAGAAGTGATGATGGAAGCGCAGCAGGTCGAACCCGAAGTAGTAATCGAAGCACAGGCCGAAGCCGCGAGCGAAGGCCCCAGCGAAAAGCAGATCGCGCAGGAAAACTCGGGCGAGCTGGCATGGGCGACGCTGATCCTGGCACTCTTCGTGATCCTCGCGTTCATCGCCATTACGCTGATGGTACTGCTGGGGCTGCTCCCCATCGCCGTGGGCGTGTTCTTCAACACGATTCTGATCTACTGGGCGTTCACGCCATTGCATGAGGCCTCCCACGGGAACATCGCAGGCAGGCACAAACGCTGGCGGTGGCTGGAAACCGCCGTGGGCTGGGCGACGGGGATCATGCTGCTGGTACCTTTCCCGGCATTCCGGGAGATCCATCTCCAGCATCACTCGTTCACCAACAACCCCGAGAAAGACCCCGATTTCTCGGCGAGGGGCCCAAGCTTCCGCGCCGCCTTCAAGGGCATCGCCTCGGTGCCGCTGCACTACTTCAGGACAATGAAGGAACATGCCGACGCCGGCCGCCCCGGCGCCGCGCGCAATCTGCGTCTGGGCTATCTGTTCGAGCTACTGCCGCTGGCGATCGCCTTCGCGCCCTTCCCGGTGGGACCCATTCGCCGGGTCGCGCTCATGTGGAGCCTCTCGAGCATCTGCGCCTTCATCCTTCTCGCAACCGTCTTCGACTGGCTTCCCCATCACCCGCACCAGGCGCGCGGGCGCTACGTCGATACCCGCGCCACGCTCTTTCCCGGCAGCGGCTGGTTGCTGCTGGGCCAGGACGTCCACATCATTCACCACCTCTACCCGCGCATTCCGTTTTATCGCTACAAGAGAGTCTTCAACGAGATCCGCGCGGGCATCGAGGGCAAGGGCGTGAAGGTGGAACAGTGGGGCTTTGCCGAGGCGATCAGCAAGATATTCGGAACCCCGGAAAGCGCTGCGGCGGCGTAACTACTTGAGCCCCGCGGCCTGCGGCACGCCCATGTAGTCGACGATGAGTCCCTCGCGCGGATGCGCCTGCTCAATGGGCGTGATGCCGAGCTGGCGGCGCACTTCCTCGATGGGGAGCGCGAAGAGCCGCTCATAGTCGGCGCAGGAGAGCGGACTGCACTCAGCCCCGCGCCGGTAGGCCTGTCGCAGGTAGCGGTGCCAGCGGCGCCAGCCCACGCGCGGGCGCATTCCACCCAGGATTCCAAGAATTCCCCATAGCACCGGCAGCGGATACTGCCCGTAGGTAAACCAGATCACCGCGCCTTCGCCGGCGATGTCGCTGCCGTATCCCGAGAGCACGTGGAAAAGATCGTGGGAGTGGCTCATGCGCTCCATGAACCACGCGACATCCCCGTCCCAGCCGAGGCGCGCGCAGGTCTTTTCGATCCCCGCGAGCTTTGCGAAGGCCCGCGCATCCGCGACGTTCGGGCGGTTCATGAAGTCGTAGTAGGCGCGGCCGAAGCTGCCTGCCGGCATGGCGGCCATGCGCCCGGCATCGGCGATGAAGTCGAGCAGGTCGGGGCGCTCCTTCAGCAGGCGCGCTCCAACCGGGTGGGCGGCGAACTGAGAAAACTCGCGCTCGATCATGGGACCGGCCAAACAAAAGACGGCCTCGAAAGCGTGGGTCACGCCGCGCTCGCTGGCAGGGTTGCTCACCCAGCGGCCCGCCGCCCGTAGGCCCCGCAGGTATTGACGCTCGAACTGGCGCGAATTGCTCATCGGAACCTCTCTGGAATAAATCCGAAAATATTTCGGATTTCTTGAGGCCATGCTATTCTTCTCTCTGGAAGGTGTCAATGAGCGCGAAAGCTGCAGCAAAACCGGCGGCAAAAGGCCCCGAGCCGCCCCGCCGCGCCCCCACGCAGGAGCGCGCCCGCAAGAAAGTAGATG contains these protein-coding regions:
- a CDS encoding TetR/AcrR family transcriptional regulator — translated: MDLRAQNTAERKKRILLAARQIITAEGLDGLSMRKLAAEARLSVRTLYNIIGSREEILRALVSAGMDEMDALLEATTPLSDPIARARAVILVSAEHFIADPATYRPVLLALYREGTSVGGDAFSLGERAAAMQRVAIEAAMREGLLRTDMDATMLGWQIFLSWAQAMQAWAGGIIDDAGFRALALYGLYSALLGVAEEATRPQLLSELQRVQTIARWALQGACATSAKTEKEAALAAGEK
- a CDS encoding fatty acid desaturase; this encodes MMEAQQVEPEVVIEAQAEAASEGPSEKQIAQENSGELAWATLILALFVILAFIAITLMVLLGLLPIAVGVFFNTILIYWAFTPLHEASHGNIAGRHKRWRWLETAVGWATGIMLLVPFPAFREIHLQHHSFTNNPEKDPDFSARGPSFRAAFKGIASVPLHYFRTMKEHADAGRPGAARNLRLGYLFELLPLAIAFAPFPVGPIRRVALMWSLSSICAFILLATVFDWLPHHPHQARGRYVDTRATLFPGSGWLLLGQDVHIIHHLYPRIPFYRYKRVFNEIRAGIEGKGVKVEQWGFAEAISKIFGTPESAAAA